The following proteins are co-located in the Camelina sativa cultivar DH55 chromosome 12, Cs, whole genome shotgun sequence genome:
- the LOC104733428 gene encoding subtilisin-like protease SBT3.13, whose protein sequence is MKNSLRSYRPVLLLLAIALVLCLTMIELSLLIIAKGALDTNSKPGLYIVYLGQPEHDDPDLVTASHHQMLESLLQSKEDARNSMIYSYQHGFSGFAALLTSSQAKEISEHPAVVHVIPNRILKLKTTRTWDHLGISPIPTPFSSSSAVKGLLHDTNLGSEAIIGVLDTGIWPESKVFNDQGLGPIPKRWRGKCESGEEFNATIHCNKNLIGAKYYLKGLLAEFGDYKSNR, encoded by the exons ATGAAAAACTCTTTACGAAGTTACAGACCTGTGCTTCTTCTACTAGCAATTGCTCTGGTCCTATGTCTAACCATGATTGAGCTGAGTCTTCTTATTATAGCTAAAGGAGCCTTAGACACTAACAGCAAG CCGGGCCTGTATATAGTGTATCTTGGCCAACCGGAACACGATGATCCCGACCTTGTCACAGCTTCTCATCATCAAATGCTTGAATCACTTCTCCAAAG CAAAGAAGACGCACGTAACTCAATGATCTATAGCTACCAACATGGATTCTCTGGTTTTGCGGCACTTCTTACATCTTCACAAGCAAAGGAAATCTCAG AGCATCCAGCAGTAGTCCATGTTATACCAAACCGGATTCTAAAACTGAAAACCACAAGAACTTGGGATCACCTTGGCATCTCTCCAATCCcaactcctttttcttcttcatcagctgtAAAAGGTCTTCTTCATGACACCAACTTGGGCAGTGAAGCTATCATCGGCGTCCTTGATACcg GGATATGGCCGGAGTCAAAGGTATTCAACGATCAAGGTCTTGGACCAATACCTAAGCGTTGGAGAGGAAAATGTGAATCAGGAGAAGAGTTTAACGCCACAATACATtgcaacaaaaatttaataGGAGCTAAGTACTATCTTAAGGGTCTACTCGCCGAGTTTGGAGATTACAAATCCAACAGATGA